The genomic region gtgtactaaatgtaatttctcaaaccacaaaaattctaCGTACAGttacaccaaacttcaagGGTGGACAGTGTAAATtatccattattttatttataaacaaaaaataaaaactagaTGGCTTCTAAAAGGGTAGAAAGTAGCTTAAccctaaaagaaatattacaaGAAATCACAAAGGCAGAATTCTTTTATTCATGTTGAACATTGacaatgaaatttttgtaaattgcTACAAACTTTATTGCAACTCCCGTTTACAATGgtcatgaaaaaataaatgataagaCTGACTTTACAAGAATAATTACACCTCAAAATCTATCATCATCAACACAAAatgctaataaatttaaatccacatacatgcatatatcGTCGTCTCACTGGATATTACGAGTGATCAAGCCCTCAAAAATGGCGTAGAGATCTTTGTTGTCCGGGCCAAAGATTTCATCGGCCTTCTGTAAAGTTTCCTagtataatcaaattacataaGAACATCAAGATAGGTCGTCGATGCACACAGCATATTCAGGGCGAAAAAGTACAAGAAATTAAGGGTGTAGAGAACGTCGTccgtatgtatgtatgtatgtatggtCACAATACCTCTTTAGTTTGCTTATGGGAGTTGAGTTCCTTAACATTTGCTAGAAATGCTCCAAACTGCTCGTACGATAACCGGTTCCTGATGAAGCCGATGAGGTTTTAGTaagaaaagcaacaaaataTGAGCACATAGAATTTGATAGCAATCAACTGTAATATTGTTGAATGTAAGAGTGCTCGAGTACAAAATAATGGCGCTAACTAAAGAAAACTGAGTAATAAATGTCGGAGCGTGGAATCTGACTGTACTCATATGTCTGcccaatattattatttttttaaaaatattttggcatCTATACATTTTATTCGCAGggatatttgataattttcatatgtttGAAGGCAtcttagtaaataaattatcagcAGCTGtctattgtaattttacaatttcttCATCCCTATTAAAGAGACTGGGGAGAATGTGGATGCAGGAGAAATTCGTCGACCATTTGTCAGGAAATTTCGTACACGGACTGATAAATACGAAAAATTTAACTTAGGAGTAGAAGAATATAAGAAACCACAAGTACCTGACTTGGCGAAAGAATTCTTTTCCATCCACTCGTGTTTTCCCTAACATAAGCACGAAAAGTAATAAACAGTTAGTCCGATTGTTATTCTAGCAATTATGGATGAGCAAAAAAGTTTGACTTCCAATCATAGACAATGAATTTTGTCCTCCTAAAAAGGGCCGTTTCCGAAACTTCAGCTGCTATGAAAAGACATGGAAACACATCCAGTTGTGGAAACTAACCGGATTGTGATCCCGAATCCAAGCTCGACGTTGAACTGAACTGGCTTGAAGACATAGAAGACTTATCATCGAAAAAGCCTCTTGatgttgaaaatgaaactGAGTGCCGCCTTGGAGACAAAGGATTGGGTGTCCTGGATGGAGACACGGATGCGGACAGACTTGGAGGAGTACCGGGAGGCGTAAGCCGAGGCGTGCTAGTTTGGGATGCTAGCAGCAGGCCTTGTGATATACGGGGCCTCACGACTGTCACGACATGAAAAGAATGAGTGAAACTATAAGACTTATGCACTTTGATGCATCTGCGGAAacgaaaagagaaaaagaaaatgaggtCAGAGTTGGGAACCTGACTCAACCATAGGGTTTGAGGGCGACGCCCATAGCCCTTTCCGCATGCACTTTACTACCAgtggtaaatttgtaatttacgtATTTTTAAAGCGCtgagttatatataattgacaGATGATTGTCATTAATCTCAAAACCACATAAACTGAAACATTATGtttagttttgtttttggagtgttttgttttgtgttttggagatagagagagaaaaatagagataaataagtgtgtgttggaaATAGAGTGTGTGTGGATTGGTTTTTAGaggtattttaaaataagtggtgtatgtttgttgttgggatttggaagacaaaaatcaaatcatgtctcttttatatattttttatatacaaatatatatatattgtatgtttaatattgtattttttggagacaaaaattactgttcattgtcaaatgaTGTTTcttctatattatatttatatatatagaagtgtgtatatatctattatatataaaaagttcaaaaaaaaaaaaaaaaaaaaaaaaataattcaaaaaaaaaaaaaaaaccacacaAACAAAGTGTGAAAACAAAGAGGCAAACATTAGTGTTTGTCTTGTCTCGGAGATTGtccaaaaatgaaaccaaacatggTGCTTGTTTTTGCACATCTTGCAACTTCTTACAAACATTTAGTCTGGAAGAGGTTCCTTTTTACTCTGAGAAAGGAACTTTGACAAACACATACCTTCAGTCTCAGTGTCCTCGGCATTTGAATATCCGGCATCAGAAAACTGGCTACGCATGGAGGCTGTTCTGGTGGGTGGCAAGGTAGCTTCGTCGtctgaaagaaaaaacacgATCGAACaaataattcaacaaaattctataattattacaatctACTTTATTGCCACTTGGACTTTccaaaaagcataaattaatttaagcagACACAAGAGTCTGCATAAATGTCTAAATGGCGGCAGGAAATCAAATCTACATACCTGTAATGCTTGATACATTTGGGGCGGCAACCTGCGGCACAGTAGACCGTCAGACCAAAATCAAGATGAGCAACCCAATCAATTAGCACCGCCTACCTCCCCTacccccaacacacacacaaacacatatttgtgtatatatatttgcacgAGAAGCGCATACAAGGACAATTAtggcaaaaatatataaaattaatcactTACAGGGTTGTCATCATCCTCTTGAAGCGACCGCATAAGCGTCTTCCTGAAGGCTTCCAACTGCAATGAATCGGAAACCGTAAGAACCTCAATATCgataaaacacacacatacacaccaaaaaggaaaagaattaTATTGACAACGAGATTATGTGCATGCTGTTGGAAAATAACAATccataattcatatattatctCATTAATAAATCTcgcatataattaaatgattatatCCACACAGATGTTGATCATATAGGCACATAATTGTGGatcgaattaattttaagtagCAGAAGCATGTTGATCCATGCATACGGATCAACATCGTCTACAAGCCCATGCCTTTTATGGATCATGAACACATCGCTTTTCTCGTTGATTCGAGGTCACCCCACGAACATCTTAAGAACTACCCCACGTCGGATCTTGCTCCAAATCTTGTGCACACCACAAACGTACCTTGCTCGCCTTGGTGGATCACTACTAGAGTAAGGGATGTATGGATTCTCGAAAAGAGAGGAGCTGTGGTGGTCATAAACCTATTTCTAAGATGGGTCCATATCCCATTACATAATTAGAAGACTACAAATTCTATCCTAGATAGGGGTTTATCCCAGAGGAGTCTTTATTTCAACATGTATATAGGAGACTCAAACTCTAACTCAAATATGGATGTATATTGAGTCATGGGTCCACTAACTCGACCGAATATCCAACACATGCTATTTTGGGAAACACAGCCTACATCGAGTGATTACAAGAAtcttaaattcaatttgatacTAGGGTATCCAATCAAAGGGATTGCAATGGCCAACTTCACAAACTTTGTCAAGAATGACAGCATTTATCGGAAGGAAAATGCTAAGTGCTATGGCTATAAATAGGAATGACATAGACAAGATTTACAAACAATTCCTGTAAATCAAGCACCATGAATACTGTGCTTTGTATGAGCTAGAACGAAGTAATAAGCAAAGCAACACACAATTGCCATGATTTTACCACCTAATACATAAAAAACATTGTCCCATGACACGCCTGAAAACACCAATCAAAATTTCGTACATTGTACTGACATGGCATGATTCATTGTTTTAACTGATCATCTATACCAACGCATGCAAGAAACATGAAATCTacacaaagaaaaacataagaaaattctaaaatcagACCAGGTTTGATCATacttaaactaattatataacaaatgcaatatatttgTCGTGTAATTTAGTGTATACTTAAGAGAAAGTGGCACTTGCTCTATTGCATTGTGGTTCGACCAGGGAAAATGACCAATTTTACACCATGTATGCCACAGATAAAGTGACATTTCTGATTGGTGT from Sesamum indicum cultivar Zhongzhi No. 13 linkage group LG3, S_indicum_v1.0, whole genome shotgun sequence harbors:
- the LOC105156936 gene encoding uncharacterized protein At4g15545, yielding MLSKESGGGPKFDLPEELLEVLPSDPFEQLDVARKITSIALSTRVSALESEASFLQQQLSDRDAIIAGLESQLQSLDASLSDAADKLALAQEEKESLMRENAQLSSTVKKLNRDVAKLEAFRKTLMRSLQEDDDNPVAAPNVSSITDDEATLPPTRTASMRSQFSDAGYSNAEDTETEVVRPRISQGLLLASQTSTPRLTPPGTPPSLSASVSPSRTPNPLSPRRHSVSFSTSRGFFDDKSSMSSSQFSSTSSLDSGSQSGKTRVDGKEFFRQVRNRLSYEQFGAFLANVKELNSHKQTKEETLQKADEIFGPDNKDLYAIFEGLITRNIQ